A window from Streptomyces subrutilus encodes these proteins:
- a CDS encoding phage holin family protein: MTNFVVKTLANAAALAVAIWLLAGISLDDGSSLGHRTLTLILVALVFGLVNFLVKPLVNLLSLPLFILTLGLFTLVVNALMLLLTSWLARQLDLSFHVDGFWTAVLGGLIISVVSWAVNMLLPDKN, encoded by the coding sequence ATGACGAATTTCGTAGTCAAGACGCTGGCCAACGCCGCGGCGCTGGCCGTGGCCATCTGGCTGCTCGCCGGCATCAGCCTCGACGACGGCAGCAGCCTCGGGCACCGCACCCTCACCCTGATTCTGGTCGCGCTGGTCTTCGGCTTGGTCAATTTCCTCGTCAAGCCCTTGGTGAATCTGCTCTCGCTGCCGCTGTTCATCCTCACCCTCGGCCTGTTCACCCTCGTCGTGAACGCCCTGATGCTGCTGCTGACCTCCTGGCTCGCCCGGCAGCTCGACCTCAGTTTCCACGTGGACGGCTTCTGGACCGCGGTCCTCGGCGGCCTGATCATCTCCGTCGTCTCCTGGGCCGTGAACATGCTGCTGCCCGACAAGAACTGA
- a CDS encoding cyclophilin-like fold protein, with the protein MQIRISWPAGQLTATLEETPTGKALAEALPISASARTWGEEVYFDTGVSVTLEHDARQVVEPGTVAFWTEGDALALPYGPTPVSRGGESRLASPCNVLGSLDGDPRLLSTVRDGDPIRVERA; encoded by the coding sequence ATGCAGATACGCATCTCATGGCCCGCGGGCCAGCTCACCGCGACCCTTGAGGAGACCCCGACCGGCAAAGCGCTGGCCGAGGCCCTCCCGATCTCCGCGTCCGCCCGCACCTGGGGCGAGGAGGTCTACTTCGACACCGGGGTGTCCGTCACCCTGGAACACGACGCCCGACAGGTGGTCGAGCCCGGCACCGTCGCCTTCTGGACCGAAGGCGACGCCCTGGCGCTCCCCTACGGCCCCACGCCCGTCTCGCGCGGAGGCGAGAGCCGCCTGGCGAGTCCGTGCAACGTGCTCGGCTCGCTCGACGGCGACCCCCGCCTGCTGTCCACCGTCCGCGACGGCGATCCCATCCGGGTGGAACGCGCCTAG
- a CDS encoding low molecular weight protein-tyrosine-phosphatase: MAESVFRARVTEAGLDGLVEVDSAGTGGWHEGDGADPRTVAVLESAGYAQNHRARQFRSSWFARLDLVIALDAGHLRDLRDLAPTPQDTAKVRLLRSYDPSAAASDTDVPDPYYGSLDGFEECLELVEAASPGLLDAVREAMKETPA, translated from the coding sequence ATGGCCGAGTCCGTCTTCCGCGCCCGCGTGACCGAGGCGGGGCTCGACGGCCTGGTGGAGGTCGACAGCGCCGGCACCGGCGGCTGGCACGAGGGCGACGGCGCCGATCCGCGCACCGTTGCCGTCCTGGAGTCGGCGGGATACGCCCAGAACCACCGTGCCCGGCAGTTCCGGTCGTCCTGGTTCGCCCGGCTCGACCTGGTGATCGCCCTCGACGCCGGCCACCTGCGCGATCTGCGGGACCTCGCCCCCACCCCGCAGGACACCGCCAAGGTCCGGCTGCTGCGGTCCTACGACCCGTCGGCCGCGGCCTCGGACACCGACGTGCCGGACCCCTACTACGGGTCCCTCGACGGGTTCGAGGAGTGCCTGGAGCTGGTCGAGGCCGCGAGCCCCGGCCTGCTCGACGCCGTGCGCGAAGCCATGAAGGAGACCCCCGCGTGA
- a CDS encoding metallophosphoesterase gives MVEGSMTQGAGQGPAVRTETLRDFRVPVTEPAPYAVSSGYADEAPVYGGYPAYYGGGAPSAPAMGHAPEPEDPEGYTPTQRDLPVIGRGAIGGPGDTVQIQYVPQEPVPGGPGPLYVVGDVHGYLDELVTELHTQGLIDDERRWSAGNARLWFLGDFTDRGPDGIGVIDLVMRLSAEAAAAGGYCKALMGNHELLLIGAKRFGDTPVASGAGTATFQAAWLLNGGQRTDMERLQDVHLQWMSRLDAAVLEEDHLLLHSDTTAYLDYGDSVEDVNDTIHELLNRNDADVTWDLFRKFTKRFAFRDEDTGPQAVRELLGTYGGSRVVHGHSPIPYLLGEVGAEDGDEARGPEAVNGPHVYAQGLAIAMDGGVTMAGKLLVVRLPLDD, from the coding sequence GTGGTGGAGGGGTCGATGACTCAGGGGGCCGGTCAGGGACCCGCGGTCCGGACGGAGACGCTGCGGGACTTCCGGGTCCCGGTCACCGAACCGGCCCCGTACGCCGTGTCCAGCGGGTACGCCGACGAGGCGCCCGTCTACGGCGGGTACCCGGCGTACTACGGCGGGGGCGCTCCGTCCGCGCCCGCGATGGGCCACGCACCCGAACCGGAGGACCCGGAGGGCTACACGCCGACCCAGCGCGACCTGCCCGTCATCGGGCGGGGCGCGATCGGCGGCCCCGGGGACACGGTCCAGATCCAGTACGTCCCCCAGGAACCCGTACCGGGCGGTCCCGGGCCCCTCTACGTGGTCGGCGACGTCCACGGCTACCTGGACGAGCTCGTGACCGAGCTCCACACCCAGGGCCTGATCGACGACGAGCGGCGCTGGTCCGCCGGGAACGCCCGGCTCTGGTTCCTCGGCGACTTCACCGACCGCGGACCCGACGGCATCGGGGTGATCGACCTCGTCATGCGGCTGTCCGCGGAGGCCGCCGCCGCCGGCGGCTACTGCAAGGCGCTCATGGGCAACCACGAGCTCCTGCTGATCGGCGCCAAGCGGTTCGGGGACACCCCCGTGGCCTCCGGGGCGGGCACCGCCACCTTCCAGGCCGCCTGGCTCCTCAACGGCGGCCAGCGCACCGACATGGAGCGCCTGCAGGACGTCCACCTGCAGTGGATGTCGCGGCTGGACGCGGCCGTGCTGGAGGAGGACCACCTCCTGCTGCACTCCGACACCACGGCCTACCTGGACTACGGCGACTCCGTCGAGGACGTCAACGACACCATCCACGAACTCCTCAACCGCAACGACGCCGACGTCACCTGGGACCTCTTCCGCAAGTTCACCAAGCGGTTCGCCTTCCGCGACGAGGACACCGGCCCCCAGGCCGTACGCGAACTCCTCGGCACCTACGGCGGAAGCCGGGTGGTGCACGGGCACAGCCCGATCCCCTACCTGCTCGGCGAGGTGGGCGCCGAGGACGGTGACGAGGCCCGCGGCCCGGAGGCCGTGAACGGCCCGCACGTGTACGCGCAGGGACTGGCCATCGCGATGGACGGCGGGGTCACGATGGCGGGCAAACTGCTGGTCGTACGACTGCCGTTGGACGACTGA
- a CDS encoding DUF5326 family protein: MDGIRQVFAGMPWWVKWVAVPLLALFVFGGVITSILGALIGLVFKLLLFVGLVAGLVFVVKKVRGDSSKSSAGDW; the protein is encoded by the coding sequence ATGGACGGCATCCGACAGGTATTCGCGGGCATGCCCTGGTGGGTCAAGTGGGTCGCCGTGCCGTTGCTGGCGCTTTTCGTCTTCGGCGGTGTGATCACCAGCATCCTGGGCGCGTTGATCGGCCTCGTCTTCAAGCTGCTGCTCTTCGTCGGCCTCGTCGCGGGACTGGTCTTCGTGGTGAAGAAGGTCCGCGGGGATTCCTCGAAGTCCTCGGCCGGGGACTGGTAG
- the hisC gene encoding histidinol-phosphate transaminase, whose product MSEKSPRLRAELDGIPTYKPGRPAAAGGPVAYKLSSNENPYPPLQGVLESAVAAAGNFNRYPDMACTGLVNEIAERFGVPVEHVATGTGSVGVAQSLIQSTAGPGDEVMYAWRSFEAYPIIAQISGATSVQVPLTEGDVHDLDAMAEAITERTRLIFVCNPNNPTGTAVRRAELERFLDRVPSDVLVVLDEAYREFVRDADVPDGIELYRSRPNVAVLRTFSKAYGLAGLRVGFAVAHEPVAAALRKTAVPFGVSQLAQDAAVASLRAEDELLGRVGSLVCERNRVHETLLAQGWTVPDTQANFVWLRLGERTAEFAAACEKAGVVVRPFAGEGLRVTIGETEANDLFLHTAGAFFKGL is encoded by the coding sequence GTGAGCGAGAAGAGCCCGAGGCTGCGCGCCGAGCTGGACGGCATTCCGACGTACAAGCCGGGCAGGCCGGCGGCCGCCGGGGGCCCCGTCGCGTACAAGCTGTCCTCCAACGAGAACCCGTACCCGCCGTTGCAGGGGGTGCTGGAGAGCGCGGTCGCGGCGGCCGGAAACTTCAACCGCTACCCCGACATGGCCTGCACCGGGCTGGTCAACGAGATCGCCGAGCGCTTCGGGGTGCCGGTCGAGCACGTGGCCACCGGTACCGGCTCGGTGGGCGTGGCCCAGTCGCTGATCCAGTCCACGGCCGGCCCGGGCGACGAGGTCATGTACGCCTGGCGCTCCTTCGAGGCCTACCCGATCATCGCGCAGATCTCCGGGGCGACCTCCGTCCAGGTCCCGCTGACCGAGGGGGACGTGCACGACCTGGACGCGATGGCCGAGGCGATCACCGAGCGGACCCGGCTGATCTTCGTCTGCAACCCGAACAACCCCACCGGCACCGCGGTGCGCCGCGCCGAGCTGGAGCGGTTCCTGGACCGGGTGCCGTCGGACGTCCTGGTGGTGCTGGACGAGGCGTACCGCGAGTTCGTGCGCGACGCCGACGTGCCGGACGGCATCGAGCTGTACCGCAGCCGCCCGAACGTCGCCGTGCTGCGCACGTTCTCCAAGGCGTACGGACTGGCCGGGCTGCGCGTCGGCTTCGCGGTGGCGCACGAGCCGGTGGCCGCGGCGCTGCGCAAGACCGCGGTGCCCTTCGGCGTCAGCCAGCTCGCCCAGGACGCGGCGGTGGCCTCGCTGCGCGCCGAGGACGAGCTGCTGGGCCGGGTCGGGTCGCTGGTGTGCGAGCGGAACCGGGTGCACGAGACGCTGCTGGCGCAGGGCTGGACCGTCCCGGACACGCAGGCGAACTTCGTGTGGCTGCGGCTGGGGGAGCGGACCGCCGAGTTCGCGGCGGCCTGCGAGAAGGCCGGTGTGGTGGTCCGGCCCTTCGCGGGCGAGGGCCTGCGGGTCACGATCGGTGAGACCGAGGCGAACGACCTCTTCCTGCATACGGCGGGGGCCTTCTTCAAGGGCCTCTAG
- the thiC gene encoding phosphomethylpyrimidine synthase ThiC, with product MTIQDARTPAVSQDAEGRTERQPGWHKGYVAGSRPDIRVPVRQVHLTNGKDVTLYDTSGPYTDPQIETDVRRGLAPLRENWIIGRGDTEEYAGRPVRPEDDGIKHTSPRGGLKNLDAVFPGRPRQPRRGRGGAAVTQLAYARRGEVTPEMEYVAIRENVSPEVVREEIAAGRAVLPANVNHPEIEPMIIGKRFLVKVNANIGNSAVTSSIEEEVDKMTWATKWGADTVMDLSTGRNIHTTREWVLRNSPVPIGTVPLYQALEKVDGRAEELTWEIYKDTVIEQAEQGVDYMTVHAGVLLPYVPLTARRKTGIVSRGGSIMAAWCLAHHEENFLYTNFEELCDILATYDVTYSLGDGLRPGSIADANDAAQFAELKTLGELNTIAKRHNVQTMIEGPGHVPMHKIKENIDLQQEICEEAPFYTLGPLTTDVAPAYDHITSGIGAAMIAWWGTAMLCYVTPKEHLGLPNRDDVKTGVITYKISAHAADLAKGHPGAQEWDDALSDARFEFRWEDQFNLALDPDTAREFHDETLPAEPAKTAHFCSMCGPKFCSMKISQDIRREHGGDLKAEEIQAGMAEKSAEFAATGNRVYLPIAD from the coding sequence ATGACCATTCAGGATGCACGCACGCCTGCCGTCAGCCAGGACGCCGAAGGCCGGACCGAGCGCCAGCCGGGCTGGCACAAGGGTTACGTCGCGGGCTCCCGCCCCGACATCCGGGTGCCGGTCCGCCAGGTCCACCTCACCAACGGCAAGGACGTCACGCTCTACGACACGTCCGGACCGTACACCGACCCCCAGATCGAGACCGACGTCCGAAGGGGTCTCGCGCCGCTGCGCGAGAACTGGATCATCGGACGCGGAGACACCGAGGAGTACGCGGGACGCCCCGTGCGTCCCGAGGACGACGGGATCAAGCACACCTCGCCGCGGGGCGGCCTCAAGAACCTCGACGCGGTCTTCCCCGGCCGCCCCCGCCAGCCGCGCCGAGGCCGGGGAGGCGCCGCCGTCACGCAGCTCGCGTACGCCCGCCGGGGCGAGGTCACCCCGGAGATGGAGTACGTCGCGATCCGCGAGAACGTCTCGCCCGAGGTGGTCCGCGAGGAGATCGCCGCGGGCCGCGCGGTACTCCCGGCCAACGTCAACCACCCGGAGATCGAGCCGATGATCATCGGCAAGCGGTTCCTGGTGAAGGTCAACGCCAACATCGGCAACTCCGCGGTCACCTCCTCCATCGAGGAGGAGGTCGACAAGATGACCTGGGCCACCAAGTGGGGCGCCGACACGGTCATGGACCTCTCGACGGGCCGCAACATCCACACCACCCGCGAATGGGTGCTGCGCAACTCCCCCGTCCCGATCGGTACCGTCCCCCTCTACCAGGCACTGGAGAAGGTCGACGGCCGGGCCGAGGAACTGACCTGGGAGATCTACAAGGACACCGTCATCGAGCAGGCCGAGCAGGGCGTCGACTACATGACGGTCCACGCCGGCGTGCTGCTGCCGTACGTGCCGCTGACCGCCCGCCGCAAGACCGGCATCGTCTCGCGCGGCGGTTCGATCATGGCCGCGTGGTGCCTGGCGCACCACGAGGAGAACTTCCTCTACACGAACTTCGAAGAGCTCTGCGACATCCTCGCGACGTACGACGTCACCTACTCGCTGGGTGACGGCCTGCGTCCGGGCTCCATCGCTGACGCCAACGACGCGGCCCAGTTCGCGGAGCTGAAGACCCTCGGCGAGCTGAACACCATCGCCAAGCGGCACAACGTCCAGACCATGATCGAGGGGCCGGGGCACGTCCCCATGCACAAGATCAAGGAGAACATCGACCTCCAGCAGGAGATCTGCGAGGAGGCCCCGTTCTACACGCTCGGCCCGCTGACCACGGACGTGGCGCCCGCCTACGACCACATAACCTCGGGCATCGGCGCCGCGATGATCGCCTGGTGGGGCACGGCGATGCTCTGCTACGTCACGCCCAAGGAGCACCTGGGCCTGCCGAACCGCGACGACGTGAAGACCGGCGTCATCACGTACAAGATCTCCGCGCACGCGGCCGACCTGGCCAAGGGGCACCCCGGGGCCCAGGAGTGGGACGACGCCCTGTCGGACGCCCGCTTCGAGTTCCGCTGGGAGGACCAGTTCAACCTGGCCCTCGATCCGGACACGGCCCGCGAGTTCCACGACGAGACCCTGCCCGCCGAGCCGGCCAAGACCGCGCACTTCTGCTCCATGTGCGGTCCGAAGTTCTGCTCGATGAAGATCTCGCAGGACATCCGCCGCGAGCACGGAGGGGACCTCAAGGCCGAGGAGATCCAGGCGGGCATGGCGGAGAAGTCCGCCGAGTTCGCGGCCACCGGCAACCGCGTCTACCTTCCGATCGCCGACTGA
- a CDS encoding IclR family transcriptional regulator has product MASVHNPGVPTLIGSVQRALRLLEAVGSHRDGAPAKQLAREAGLPLPTAYHLLRTLTHEGYLRRESGVFVLGAAAGRLAGGGLQQKRRGMIVDALAHFRDAVGAPVYFAVYREGEIEVVGVSDTPDRPACEEWADFRDTGHAHAVGQCLLGQLDEKTRRDHYDRHPVEALTSYTVRDLRSLEERIASLERMQPVTERQEYALGTVCAAIPITAGDVAATLAISLPSHEEGHLMALIDRLRAEVGALLSTLSFSISI; this is encoded by the coding sequence TTGGCTTCGGTTCACAATCCCGGTGTACCGACCCTGATCGGCTCGGTGCAACGGGCGCTGAGGCTGCTGGAGGCCGTCGGCTCCCACCGCGACGGGGCCCCGGCGAAGCAGCTGGCGCGCGAGGCCGGGCTCCCGCTTCCCACCGCGTACCACCTGCTGCGCACCCTGACGCACGAGGGCTATCTGCGCCGGGAGAGCGGGGTGTTCGTCCTCGGGGCCGCTGCCGGGCGGCTGGCCGGTGGAGGGCTCCAGCAGAAACGTCGCGGCATGATCGTCGATGCCCTCGCGCACTTCCGCGACGCGGTCGGGGCACCCGTCTACTTCGCGGTCTACCGCGAGGGCGAGATCGAGGTCGTGGGCGTCTCGGACACCCCGGACCGGCCGGCCTGCGAGGAGTGGGCGGACTTCCGGGATACCGGGCACGCACACGCCGTCGGGCAGTGCCTGCTCGGCCAGCTCGACGAGAAGACCCGCCGGGACCACTACGACCGCCACCCGGTCGAGGCGCTCACCTCATACACCGTGCGCGACCTCAGGTCCTTGGAAGAGCGGATCGCGTCCCTCGAACGGATGCAGCCGGTGACAGAGCGTCAGGAGTACGCGCTGGGGACGGTGTGTGCCGCCATCCCGATTACCGCGGGAGACGTAGCCGCAACCCTGGCCATTTCCCTTCCCTCGCATGAAGAAGGCCATTTGATGGCACTTATTGACCGACTCAGGGCGGAAGTGGGTGCATTGTTGAGCACCCTCTCGTTCTCTATCAGTATCTGA
- a CDS encoding YibE/F family protein, with amino-acid sequence MDHTDPAHAGPAQSTGHSHSHHHGPAAPVSKHLRKVIAAVLIPFATAVVVGLVVLWPGGAPAHERSGVGFDRQTQQGAVVSLAQVDCKSVNASQVPATGDTSTPQGREARAEQTGECKKATIEVRTGPEKGRTFVEIVQPGAPRQLANGQEVVVAYAPDAPRDLQYSVIDVNRKFPMALLAGIFAVAVVLVGRMRGLFALIALVISFGVLTLFILPAILQGSNPLVVAIVGASAIMLIALYMCHGLTARTSVAVLGTLVSLMLIGLLGSLFIDWAFLSGNTDDNTGLIHGLYPNIDMSGLLLAGVIIGSLGVLDDVTVTQTSAVWELHQADSSLGPRGLYKAAIRIGRDHIASVVNTLVLAYAGAALPLLLLFSIANSSMRSVANSELVAEEIVRTLVGSIGLVASVPVTTALAALVVSADRAAPAGAAASSGPGRSGGRGRRRKR; translated from the coding sequence ATTGATCACACCGACCCTGCGCACGCAGGTCCGGCGCAGTCCACCGGCCACTCCCACAGCCACCACCACGGTCCGGCAGCGCCCGTCTCGAAGCACCTCCGCAAGGTCATCGCGGCGGTACTGATCCCCTTCGCGACGGCTGTCGTCGTCGGTCTGGTGGTGCTGTGGCCGGGCGGGGCGCCTGCGCACGAGCGGTCGGGGGTCGGCTTCGACCGCCAGACCCAGCAGGGGGCGGTCGTGTCCCTCGCACAGGTCGACTGCAAATCCGTCAACGCCTCGCAGGTGCCGGCCACCGGTGACACGTCCACTCCGCAGGGCCGCGAGGCGCGGGCCGAGCAGACCGGCGAGTGCAAGAAGGCCACGATCGAGGTGCGGACGGGCCCGGAGAAGGGCCGGACCTTCGTGGAGATCGTCCAGCCCGGCGCACCGCGCCAGTTGGCGAACGGCCAGGAGGTGGTGGTCGCTTACGCCCCGGACGCGCCGCGGGACCTCCAGTACTCGGTGATCGACGTCAACCGCAAGTTCCCGATGGCGCTGCTGGCCGGGATCTTCGCCGTGGCCGTCGTCCTGGTCGGGCGGATGCGGGGGCTGTTCGCGCTGATCGCGCTGGTCATCAGCTTCGGCGTGCTGACCCTCTTCATCCTCCCCGCCATTCTCCAGGGATCCAATCCGCTGGTCGTCGCGATCGTGGGAGCGAGCGCGATCATGCTCATCGCGCTCTACATGTGTCACGGCCTGACGGCCCGCACCTCGGTCGCCGTCCTGGGCACTCTGGTGTCCCTGATGCTGATCGGGCTGCTGGGCTCGCTGTTCATCGACTGGGCGTTCCTCAGCGGCAACACCGACGACAACACCGGGCTGATCCACGGGCTGTACCCGAACATCGACATGAGCGGACTGCTGCTCGCGGGCGTGATCATCGGCTCGCTCGGCGTACTGGACGACGTGACGGTCACCCAGACCTCCGCCGTGTGGGAACTCCACCAGGCCGACTCCTCGCTGGGGCCGCGCGGTCTCTACAAGGCGGCCATCAGGATCGGGCGCGACCACATCGCGTCCGTGGTGAACACGCTGGTGCTGGCCTACGCCGGCGCCGCGCTGCCCCTGCTCCTGCTCTTCTCCATCGCGAACAGCAGCATGAGATCGGTGGCCAACAGCGAGCTGGTCGCGGAAGAGATCGTGCGCACCCTCGTGGGCTCGATCGGCCTCGTGGCCTCGGTCCCGGTGACGACGGCACTGGCCGCGCTGGTGGTGTCCGCCGACCGGGCGGCGCCGGCCGGGGCGGCCGCGTCCTCCGGGCCGGGCCGCAGCGGCGGCCGGGGCCGACGGCGCAAGCGCTGA
- a CDS encoding cupin domain-containing protein codes for MKAFRLDELEAERAANDGAYLQFLRERNMSVGLYALDAGQGDPQAPHRQDEVYFVVSGRASITVGEETTTVARGSVVYVPAGVPHKFHHITEDLRVMVVFSPPEG; via the coding sequence ATGAAGGCCTTCCGGCTGGATGAGCTCGAAGCGGAGCGGGCGGCCAACGACGGCGCCTACCTGCAGTTCCTGCGCGAGCGGAACATGTCGGTGGGGCTGTACGCGCTCGACGCGGGCCAGGGCGACCCGCAGGCACCGCACCGCCAGGACGAGGTGTACTTCGTCGTGAGCGGCCGTGCCTCGATCACGGTGGGGGAGGAGACGACGACGGTGGCGCGCGGCAGCGTCGTCTACGTCCCGGCCGGGGTCCCGCACAAGTTCCACCACATCACCGAGGACCTGCGGGTGATGGTGGTCTTCTCCCCGCCGGAGGGCTGA
- a CDS encoding SsgA family sporulation/cell division regulator yields MRESVQAEVMMNFLVSEELSFRIPVELRYEARDPYAVRLTFHLPGDAPVTWAFGRELLLDGINKPCGDGDVHIAPTDPDELSDVHLRLQVGGDRALFRASAAPLVAFLDRTDRLVPLGQERNLGDFEEHLDEALDKILSESRQNEQNAG; encoded by the coding sequence ATGCGCGAGTCGGTACAGGCAGAGGTCATGATGAACTTCCTCGTTTCCGAGGAGCTCTCGTTCCGCATCCCGGTGGAACTGCGCTACGAGGCCCGCGACCCCTACGCGGTCCGCCTGACGTTCCACCTCCCCGGAGATGCCCCGGTGACCTGGGCGTTCGGCCGGGAACTGCTCCTCGACGGCATCAACAAGCCGTGCGGCGACGGCGATGTGCACATCGCGCCCACCGACCCCGACGAGCTGTCCGACGTGCACCTCAGGCTGCAGGTCGGAGGCGACCGGGCCCTGTTCCGCGCGAGCGCGGCGCCGCTCGTCGCCTTCCTCGACCGCACCGACCGGCTGGTCCCGCTCGGCCAGGAGCGCAACCTGGGCGACTTCGAGGAGCACCTCGACGAGGCGCTGGACAAGATCCTGTCGGAGTCGCGGCAGAACGAACAGAACGCCGGCTGA
- a CDS encoding LacI family DNA-binding transcriptional regulator, translating to MTAAGKHQVSRTETTRRAAGRQGRAGIRDVAAAAGVSITTVSDALNGKGRLPDATRRHVREVADRLGYRPSAAARTLRTGKSGLIGLTVTTYGDEPFTFTEFAYFAEMARAATSAALARGYALVILPATSRHDVWSNVALDGTVVIDPSDHDPVVSELVRQGLPVVSDGRPAGTLPVTAWVDNDHEAAVLNLLDHLAAAGARRIGLLTGTTTDTYTRLSTTAYLSWCERVGQDPVYESYPAHDPCAGAVAADRLLARPDRPDAVYGLFDPNGTDLLAAARRYGLRVPEDLLLVCCSESTVYANTEPPITTLSLKPRRIGTAVVQLLIDAIEGVDTGRPVEQVVPTELIIRTSSQRRQPRTTVSPPRSPAQD from the coding sequence ATGACAGCAGCAGGGAAGCATCAGGTGAGCCGGACCGAGACCACCCGGCGGGCCGCCGGCCGACAGGGCCGTGCCGGCATCAGGGACGTCGCCGCCGCGGCCGGCGTCTCCATCACGACCGTCTCCGACGCGCTCAATGGCAAGGGGCGGCTGCCGGACGCCACCCGCCGCCACGTCCGCGAGGTCGCCGACCGACTGGGATACCGCCCGTCCGCCGCGGCCCGCACCCTCCGTACCGGCAAGTCGGGCCTCATCGGCCTGACCGTGACGACGTACGGGGATGAACCTTTCACCTTCACCGAATTCGCCTACTTCGCCGAGATGGCCCGGGCCGCGACCTCGGCCGCGCTCGCCCGCGGCTACGCCCTCGTCATCCTCCCCGCCACCTCACGACACGACGTGTGGTCCAACGTCGCCCTCGACGGCACCGTCGTCATCGACCCCTCGGACCACGACCCCGTCGTCAGCGAGCTGGTCCGCCAAGGCCTGCCCGTGGTATCCGACGGCCGCCCGGCCGGCACCCTCCCCGTCACCGCCTGGGTCGACAACGACCACGAGGCGGCCGTACTCAACCTGCTCGACCACCTCGCCGCCGCCGGCGCCCGCCGGATCGGGCTGCTGACCGGCACCACCACCGACACCTACACCCGGCTCTCCACCACCGCGTACCTGAGCTGGTGCGAACGGGTCGGGCAGGACCCCGTGTACGAGTCCTACCCGGCACACGACCCGTGCGCGGGCGCCGTGGCCGCCGACCGGCTCCTCGCCCGCCCCGACCGGCCCGACGCCGTCTACGGGCTCTTCGACCCCAACGGCACCGACCTGCTCGCCGCCGCCCGGCGCTACGGACTGCGCGTACCGGAGGACCTGCTGCTCGTCTGCTGCAGCGAGTCCACCGTGTACGCCAACACCGAGCCGCCCATCACCACCCTGTCCCTCAAACCGCGCCGCATCGGCACCGCCGTCGTCCAGTTGCTCATCGACGCCATCGAGGGCGTGGACACCGGACGCCCCGTCGAACAGGTCGTCCCGACCGAGCTCATCATCCGCACGTCGTCGCAGCGCAGGCAGCCGCGCACGACCGTCAGCCCGCCCCGTTCACCTGCCCAGGACTGA